In the Rhodoferax fermentans genome, GAGGCTTTTCGCCGCCAGGGGCTGGCCCGCACCCTGACCCAACAGCTGATGGCCCAGGCGCAAGCCATGGGCTACCACACCGCAGCCATCAGCACCTGGCCTGAGAACACCCAGGCCCTGGCGTTGTACCAACAACTGGGCTTTGAGCCCATTGCCCCGTTCAAAGTCCATCCCTACGCACAACTGGTTTTTCTGGGCGTGCCGCTCAGCCCGGCCACACCCAAGCTCCCTACATGATCACCCTCAAAAATGTCACCCTGCGCCGCAGCGCCAAAGTCCTGCTCGAAGGCGCCTCCGTCACCCTGAACCCCGGCGAAAAAGTGGGCTTGGTCGGGCGCAACGGCGCGGGCAAATCCTCGCTGTTTGCCTTGTTCAACGGTAGCCTGCACGAAGATGTGGGTGAGTACTACATCCCGACCCAATGGCGCATGGGCCAGGTGGCCCAGGACATGCCTGAAACCGAGCAATCCGCCACCGACTTTGTGGTGGATGGGGACACGGCCCTGCTGGCCGCGCAACAGGAAGTCACCGCGTCTGAGGCCACCGAGGACTATGACCGCATGGCCCACGCTTACATGGCCTTGCAGGATGCTGGCGCCCATGATGCACCGGCACGCGCGCAGGCGCTGATCCTGGGCCTGGGTTTCAAAACCACCGAACTCACCAACCCGGTCAATAGCTTCTCAGGCGGCTGGCGCATGCGCTTGCAACTGGCCCGAGCCCTGATGTGCCCGAGTGACCTGCTGCTGCTGGACGAACCGACCAACCACTTGGACTTGGATGCCTTGGTCTGGTTGGAGGCCTGGTTGCAGCGTTACCAGGGCACGATGATTGTCATCAGCCATGACCGCGAGTTCCTGGATGCGGTGACCAACGTCACCCTGCACATCGACGCGGGCAAACTGGTGCGTTACGGCGGCAACTACAGCAAGTTTGAGGACATGCGTGCCGAGAAGATGGAGCTGCAACAAGCGGCGTTTGCCAAACAGCAGGACAAGATCGCCCACCTCAAGAAGTTCATCGACCGCTTCAAGGCCAAGGCCAGCAAGGCCAAACAGGCGCAAAGCCGGGTCAAGGCGCTGGACCGCATGGAAAAGATTGCACCGCTGCTGTCCGAGGCAGACTTCACCTTCGAGTTCAAGGAACCGGCGAACCTGCCCAACCCGATGTTGTCGATGACCGGTGTGAGTTTTGGTTACCCGGCGCCTGCAGATGCACCTGAGGGCACACCACCGACCGTCATCGTCCACAACGTCAGCAAATCGGTGCTGGCGGGCCAGCGCATCGGTATTTTGGGTGCCAACGGCCAAGGCAAATCCACGCTGGTAAAAACCATCGCGCGTGATCTTCAGGCCATTGGTGGTGAGATCACCGAAGGCAAGGGTTTGAACATCGGCTACTTTGCCCAGCAAGAGCTTGACGTGTTGCGCCCCACCGACACGCCGCTGGAGCACATGATCCGCCTGGTCAAAGACATGACTGCGGCTGGCAAGATCGCTGGCCAGCAGACGCGTGAACAGGATTTGCGCAGTTTCCTGGGCACCTTCAACTTCAGCGGCGACATGGTCAAACAGGCGGTGGGCAGCATGAGCGGCGGCGAAAAAGCCCGGCTGGTGTTGTGCATGATGGTCTGGCAACGCCCCAACCTGCTGCTGATGGACGAGCCCACCAACCACCTGGATTTGGCCACCCGCGAGGCGCTGGCGATGGCGCTCAACGAGTTTGAGGGCACGCTGATGCTGGTCAGCCACGACCGGGCGCTGCTGCGCTCAGTCTGTGACGAATTCTGGATGGTGTCACGCGGCGGTGTGGAACCGTTTGACGGTGACCTGGACGACTACCAGAAATACCTGCTCGACGAAGCCAAACGCCAGCGTGAAGCCATCAAGGAAGCCAGCAGCGCCGCCGCCAAGGCCGAGCGCAAAGCCCAGGCCGAAGCCGCTGCCGCAGCCACCAAGGCCAAGTCCAAACCCGCGCCCACCGGTTCCCTCAAACGCAAGTTGCAGGACATTGAAGCGCGTATGACGGTGCTCAATACCGAAGGCGCAGCGCTGGAAGGCCATTTGAGCCAGTCCCCTCCGCCATCCGACTTTGCCAATTTGGGCAAACGCCTCAAAGCGCTCAACGAAGAGCTGCAGGGCCTAG is a window encoding:
- a CDS encoding ABC-F family ATP-binding cassette domain-containing protein — encoded protein: MITLKNVTLRRSAKVLLEGASVTLNPGEKVGLVGRNGAGKSSLFALFNGSLHEDVGEYYIPTQWRMGQVAQDMPETEQSATDFVVDGDTALLAAQQEVTASEATEDYDRMAHAYMALQDAGAHDAPARAQALILGLGFKTTELTNPVNSFSGGWRMRLQLARALMCPSDLLLLDEPTNHLDLDALVWLEAWLQRYQGTMIVISHDREFLDAVTNVTLHIDAGKLVRYGGNYSKFEDMRAEKMELQQAAFAKQQDKIAHLKKFIDRFKAKASKAKQAQSRVKALDRMEKIAPLLSEADFTFEFKEPANLPNPMLSMTGVSFGYPAPADAPEGTPPTVIVHNVSKSVLAGQRIGILGANGQGKSTLVKTIARDLQAIGGEITEGKGLNIGYFAQQELDVLRPTDTPLEHMIRLVKDMTAAGKIAGQQTREQDLRSFLGTFNFSGDMVKQAVGSMSGGEKARLVLCMMVWQRPNLLLMDEPTNHLDLATREALAMALNEFEGTLMLVSHDRALLRSVCDEFWMVSRGGVEPFDGDLDDYQKYLLDEAKRQREAIKEASSAAAKAERKAQAEAAAAATKAKSKPAPTGSLKRKLQDIEARMTVLNTEGAALEGHLSQSPPPSDFANLGKRLKALNEELQGLEEQWLEVSQQIESATA